Within the Setaria viridis chromosome 3, Setaria_viridis_v4.0, whole genome shotgun sequence genome, the region GAATTTCGAGACACAGCATTTGGCAGGGTTAGGCACTGTCGTTGCAGGTAGCAAGCAGTTGGGCACTGGCCGGTATAGTGGCAGTAGTTCTCCTGCCCCTGGGATGACCAACTCAATCTGTCAGTCAGTCAGTCGGGTCAGTCCTGGATCGATCACACACCCCGATGGTGATcgcctcctcagtcctcactcCAACTAACCCCAATCACCCTCTGTAGCTGCCTCCTACTACCAACACCTTCTTGGCTTGCTTTGCAGCATATAtactcctccaccgcccgctgCCCAGAGCTCTCCTCCTCCGATCCATCCTCTGGtcatcccttttcttttctctcccaTTCACAGAACACAGAAGCTCGCTCTGCTCTCTCTTCTCCATCCCTCAACCACAGCCTTTGCTAGAGAGGTGCCGCGCCCAAGAAGCAGAGCCATGACGGTGAAGGACTGCGGCGGGCACAAGGGTTGCGAGTGCGACCGCCACCGGTTGTACCGCAAGCTCTGCGGCGCCCTCCTGGCGTTCGTCCTGCTGGTCCTCTTCGTGGTGCTCATCGTGTGGCTGGTGCTCCGCCCCCATAAGCCCCGGTTCTACCTGCAGGACCTGTCGGTGCTGTGCCTCAACGTGACCCCGCCGGCGTCCACCTACCTCTTCACCACCATGCaggccaccgtcgccgccaggAACGTCAACGACCGCGTCGGCGTCTACTACGACGAGGTGGACGTGTACGCGCAGTACAAGGACGTGGCCATCACCGTGCCCACGCGCCTCCCCGTCGGGTACCAGGGCCACGGCGACCAGTCCGTCTGGTCCCCGTTCCTGCAGTCCATGGACAGCGTCCAGCTCCCGCAGCCTCTCGCCGTCGCGCTCGCGCAGGACGAGACCGCCGGGTACGTCCTCATCGACGTCCGTGTCGACGGCTGGGTCCGGTGGAAGGTCGGCTCCTGGATCTCCGGCCACTACCACCTCCGCGTCAACTGTCCCGCGCTGCTCACCGTCAACGAGGGCAAGGGCAGCTACGGCGCCaacaccggcggcggcaccggatACTTCCGCTTCCAGCAGGCAGCCGCCTGCGCGGTCGACGTCTAGTTCGGTTGCTTCAATTCTTGTTTCGTCGTTGCTTgattcctcctccctccggtACTTTTAGGACGTTCTCTCGATCCATCATCAGCTATTTTATTTGCACGAAATTCTCTCAAGTTAGTCCGTGCAGAAATGGATTTTACTGAAGCTTATTATTCGGTTGGCAAATGTGTAGGGATAGGCTGCGGTAAATTAAGCAAGGTAGTGATGATCGCTCCAATTCATGAGCTAGCTAGCTGGTTGGTTCGTTTGTTGGGATCTTTGAGTGGAAGGAAAGGGAAAGATTGATCGTCGAGGGAAAGAAGATGGAAGGATGATACGGAGCAAACGTCAAGGATGCTCTGTCTCCACCAATAATGATTATTGTGAAttgttcatatatatatatatatatatatatatatgtgttgataatttttttttgtctcagtCTAGTTCAATTCCGATCCGTATGCGTTTTCCATGGTTGTTGCTTGCTTTTCTATCGATCGATTCTtcgaaaaggaaaggaaaacgtTGGGCTTTCTTTTTCGTCGTGAATTGAAGGAGAAGCTACTGACTGAATCGATCAGCCCCTAGTCTTAGCTTGTGGTTGACAAAATTGACTTTTCTCTTGGATCGAACGATCAGCCCCTAGTCTTAGCTACGGCGGCGATGGTGATGGTGACGCTGGCTctctccgccgcgcgcgcgatGCTTGCTAGtatctctcttctcttctcttctcttctcttgccAGGAATTCCTCGCACGCAACGCAGTAGTACATACATGGCACTCGCTACAACTGACAAAGGAGTGCACGGTTGGTGAGTGCTACCAAATGCATGCTGCACGCGTGCTTTTGCTAGCAACTTCCACAGGAGTACTCTACAGGCGTAGAATTGCAGACTCTCTATCTATCTGTCTAGTAGCAGAGTCAGCAGGTAGAAGCTGGGAACGGATATCAGTGTGCCATAGTGGATACTGCTACACACCTTTCTGTTGCAAGTCCCTTTGGTTCCTTCATCGCAGCAACTGCTCCGCCCTTGCATCGATCATGCCAAAGGACATAATAAAGTGGCTTTCAGGTTGGTTGTGGTTACACTgcacaccaccaccagccgctcTGTGCAGGTGCGATATAATTCTGAGACAGAGAAAGCCTGCTGAATGCATTGATGCTAATGTGTATGATGTAGACAAATAAACAAGGTAATCACCAAGTTTCTGTAAGATAAGAATTTGCGCACACATGATCCATCATCCATAGCCCATGGGGGAAATAAAATGATGGTAAAATGCAGTGCTGGGAGGAGGAGTAGGAGGAAGAAAGTGCGGTGGAACGATCGAACCTTGCGTCGCTGAGATGCGCTGAAGGGTAGTACTAGCTAGAGGTGCGGTGCGTGCTTGCAAAGGCCAAAGTGATTTTCGCGGCTTCCTTGCTGTTTCGCCAAAGCCagggagggaaggtggcctgcTATTCCAAACCCGGCCTAACTTAGCTTGTAGACAGCAAAAGTATTAGCAACTGTAGGGTGAGTCTCGACGCCAGCACAACACATGCATGATTGATCTCATCTCAGCGAATAATGTGAAGAAACCATtgggctagctagctagtacaGTATCAGGATCACCATCCAACTTTTCGTCCCAACATTACAAAGAGGAAAAAGGAATGAGTGAGAGAACtcacatggatggatggatggatggatggattgaTGATAGACGATCGTCTGCACGATGGAAATGAGCCAAGGAGACAATCATCGTAAGGACGAGTTGGAAGCATCGAGTGGGGTTAGAGGAGCAGACAAGTTAGAAGATTCCTTGGATGCAGTTTTGCAAAGCATGTGCGTGTAAGCTTCTGCCGGATTTTGTTTCGTTCCAGGCCCCGAGTGTGCGTGAGTGTCCGAGCTGATGATGGGCGAAAGAATCAGAATCCTCAAGGAAAACGGCCCATGGACGAAAGCTGGCGACGGTTTGCTGGCCGGCCCATCCAGAGGGAGTATCATCGGAAAAACGGCCCATGTACAGGTCATTGATTGACTTTGCGCGACAACTAATCTGAGATTGCTTGCCGAGCTCGCTAAGGACCAGACAAGACATTGAAAATGACATGTTAGCGACGTGGCCTTGACTCTTGAGAGGAGGGGAGCATCATCGTGTCAAATAACCCGGTGGCGAGCGTGAGATCACCTTCATCTGCTGACAGCgatataaaaaaaaaatggagcatCTGGCTGGCTTGTTGGAAAATGAAAAGCAGTGGAAGGGATTTGATCTGCAACGGCAGGGCTGTATTTGAGCATGTGGCGGGTTTGAAGCAGAGACTCCTCCCTTGAGAGTTGAGATAAAACAAAGCGTAATGGCAGATTACACTGGTCgccattgtttttctttttctttatgtGATTGTTGTCCAACGGCAACGTGAAAGGTGAAGATCACATGGCGCTGCCCCATCCTCAGATGATACGCTGCACACGGTCAGAGATTGTTCCTTGGGGCGGCTGCAGGGGAAGGGAACCAGATGGATGATTGCTTGGCACGTGCCCTTGAGGCCACTCGCAGCAAACAAACGGTCAAACGAGTCCGGCGCTGCATGCGCGTTGGGCTTGAGCCCACCCACCCACAACGGCTACAAGCCCACCACCACGGGCCACGCGCCTTCGCCTTCCTAACCGAGCACGACCCGGCCAAACCAAATAGCAAAACCACCACAGGagtcgccgtcctcctccagcCTCCACCAGCCTCAAGTCCAACCCCCCACGCGCTTACACAACCGcgtcgccgcccccctcctTCCATATAAACCACCCACAATCCCTCGCAAACAAATCCCATCGGATTCCTTCCCCATCGTCCTCCTCCCAATCCCGAGAGCACAACAAGAGCAgagcagcaagaagaagaagaagaagaagaagatggggtcCGCGAGCCGCGCCGTCTCGTGCCTCTGCTGCCCCTGCAAGTGCCTGGCCTGCGGGCTCTTCAGCTGCCTGTGCAGCATCCTCATCTCCCTCCTCGTCTtcgccggcgtcctcgtcctcatcctcTACCTCATCTTCCGCCCCCACATGATCGCCGCCACCGTCgactccgcctccctcgccaccTTCACCCTCTCGCCCACCTCCTCCCTCGCCTACAACCTCACCGTCGGCATCACCGTCCGCAACCCCAACAAGCGGGTTGGCCTCTACTACGACAACGTCGAGGCCCTCGCGCTCTACAAGGACCAGCGCTTCGGATACGCCCCGCTCGACTCCTTCTACCAGGGCACCGAGGCCTCCACCAAGCTCACCCCGGGCTTCCACGGCCAGCAGCCGCTCCAGGGGGACGTCACCGCCGCCGAGTTCAGGAAGGAGCAGACCGACGGGAACTTCGCCATCAACGTCGGCCTCAACGCCAAGCTCAGGGTCAAGGTCTGGGCCTTCAAGGTCCCCGGACCCAAGGCTAAGATCACCTGCAAGCTCTCCGTCCCGGCGCCGGGAG harbors:
- the LOC117847037 gene encoding NDR1/HIN1-like protein 12 codes for the protein MTVKDCGGHKGCECDRHRLYRKLCGALLAFVLLVLFVVLIVWLVLRPHKPRFYLQDLSVLCLNVTPPASTYLFTTMQATVAARNVNDRVGVYYDEVDVYAQYKDVAITVPTRLPVGYQGHGDQSVWSPFLQSMDSVQLPQPLAVALAQDETAGYVLIDVRVDGWVRWKVGSWISGHYHLRVNCPALLTVNEGKGSYGANTGGGTGYFRFQQAAACAVDV
- the LOC117850754 gene encoding NDR1/HIN1-like protein 3, translating into MGSASRAVSCLCCPCKCLACGLFSCLCSILISLLVFAGVLVLILYLIFRPHMIAATVDSASLATFTLSPTSSLAYNLTVGITVRNPNKRVGLYYDNVEALALYKDQRFGYAPLDSFYQGTEASTKLTPGFHGQQPLQGDVTAAEFRKEQTDGNFAINVGLNAKLRVKVWAFKVPGPKAKITCKLSVPAPGAANGSPFQPTDCKLW